GGGCGACGGTAGCCCAATGCGGATGGAGCATAGAAGCGAGGACAAACCACGTCAAATCCATCAAGCACAGCGCAATGACGATCCGCTCCCAGCGCAGGTAGCTTCCGGTCACAACCATCAGCGTCCATCCGACGGCGGAGATAGGAACTGAAATGTAAGGACTGATGCCGAGTGCGCTGAGAGCAAGCGAGATCGCCGCGAACTCCGTGATGAGAGTGAGGAAATTGACGGCGAGCAGGTCGATGAGCGAAAACCGCCCCCACCACTTACCGAACCGCTCATAGATCATCGCGGAATGGCCCTTGCCCGTCGCGATGCCGAGACGAGCGACCATCTCCTGAATGAAGTAGCAGATGGGCAACAGCACTACGAGCAACCAGAGCAAGTGCAGGCCGTATTGACCACCGGCCTGCATATAGGTTGAGACTGCGCCAGCGTCGTTGTCAGCCTCCATGACGATCAGGCCGGGGCCGAAGACCATCAGGAAGGTCAGAATGCGCCGCTGCCATGCGCTCCGAACCACAACTCCCGCTGCGGGTGCTGTGGTCACGGTATCCGTCTCTTGCTCTGCTATGCGCATAATCCTCCTATCTCGCCGCTCGACGAGTCGGGAGAGTTGGACGTAGTTTTGTGAATTCAGCCCTTACCCAAGTTGAGACGAGTGGCATTCCAGGGTCACCGCTCGAACGCCATACCCGGACGAGTGGATTCGGCTCACGGGCAGCAAAGGTCTTATTGTTCTGAACGTAGTTCATGGTTCCTCCTTGCGCGATCCAAGTCACACGCCTGACCGCTACTCACGAAAAGGCGTAGCCGGTAGGACACATGATCGGGTCATCGGTTGGGGAGGTGTGAGGCTGGCCGTCTTGGGCCACAATCTCACGCGCTCAAATCTCAGGTCGTATGCTGAGATGAGCGGTGAGAAATCGCCGATAGCGGAAGCTAGAGGCGGGTTCCAGAGCGCTCATCGCACCACAGGGAGGCACTCGGGGTACTAGGAGGCTCTTGTGCGGAATTTATGCTCATAAGTGCTTCAGTTTCTCCTGCGCATGACACTTGCGCCTTCCATCTTGTATCATATCCCCCTAGGGTATGCAAGACCATGTCGCACATCGATAAAGAAAAGCAGAGACTCGTTGCCCGTATCAAACGTATTCGCGGGCAGGTCGATTCCATCGAACGTTCGCTGACCTCCGAGGACGACTGCGCAGATGTTCTCCTGCTCCTTGCGAACATCCGGGGCGGTATCAACAGTCTTATGGCCGAAGTGCTCGAAGACCACATCCGGCTGCATTTGCTGACGCCCGAAAGGTCAACAGCAAATCCGCACGAACTGGCAGAAGACATGATTGAACTGGTGAGGGCATACCTGAAATGAGCACATCGGACGCATCGCTAATCCTGCACGAGCATGAGGCAGCGCATACACTCGGCGATAGCGGTTGCCATGTGCCGAAAGACACAAGCCGAACGATCAAGCTCCTTCAAGTCGTCACGATCTGCTGGATGCTCGTTGAATGCAGTGTCGACTCTGCACACCTACGACGTCCGTAGTGCCTGAGCACGCTCTGTCATTCAATTCACTCTTGCCACTCTCTTTGCGCGCCGACAACTTCTAGAAGTGCGGTGGTGTTGCGCCACACCTTTGGTGTGTACTCGGTCGAACTGAGAGTCAAGTCGGGGTGAGAATGAGGGGATCCGATGCCGCCCGCGTGGATTCCAGTGAAGCCGTAGAGGCCACAGGCCGACGCTGAATATATCCCCACAGAGACCTCTATATCGG
The Edaphobacter bradus genome window above contains:
- a CDS encoding metal/formaldehyde-sensitive transcriptional repressor is translated as MSHIDKEKQRLVARIKRIRGQVDSIERSLTSEDDCADVLLLLANIRGGINSLMAEVLEDHIRLHLLTPERSTANPHELAEDMIELVRAYLK